In Juglans regia cultivar Chandler chromosome 13, Walnut 2.0, whole genome shotgun sequence, the DNA window ACAACCCGACAGAAATCGAAAATACAGAAATCAGAAACACCAAAAACAGAAATcggaaaaacagaaaaaagaaaacggtGGTGGCGCATGAATGACACGTTTCCTAAGTTTTTAATAGATGTTACACGTTGCAATTAACATCACTCTCAGCACATTTCCCGCTTGTGTTTCCAAAGCCTGTAACGTTAAATACTTTGAAATTGAAATCTTTTAACGTATAAAGTTTTGTTCTTACCATGTAAAAGTACCATGTTATTAAGttaaacttattaaatgaataattttgaaaataaattaataaatgaaaatatatttgatcaaattactatatttattttaaaattagtagtCTTTTTAATTTCCCAACGCGTGTCTTGGCTTGGACATAACTCAACCTAGTTGTAAATCTACATAATATACAAGAATaactaaatttaataaataaaaaactctgTAACTAAGCTACCACACAGAGACATCATACGAATAAATAGAGCCttaattctatatatacacagatataatttataaatacttaaATCACTTAATGAGTAATGGGTAAACATAACTGGAATTCTTATAATTTCTAACCGAAACACATTCTACaattagaagagaaatagatACGGCGTGTGATGTGTTTATCTTTTTGTGAATTGTAGAATGTGtgtgaataaaaagaaaattgtaggGGATTTCAGTTCTTAAAAAACACGTCGATGAATAACTAGAAACATTCAAAGTCGTCAGATAGCATGTTAAGAAGTGTACGATTTACACGTTACTcctttcaaatcacaacttcaACTATGCAAAGCAACACCACTCTTGGGCAACTTGGAACCATAAGACGTCGTCAACTGCAGCGTTTCAATAagaccagagagagagagagaggattttaCATGACAGGGTTGTAAGTAGAGAGATTTGGCATCTTGTTCAAATGCCGCAAAATCTTCTCAGCTAGCTGCCTTGTACTACCCTCTCCATGATGGAAAGCACTCACCAATGTGGCAGGAAACAACCTGTCCTGCGATATATCTGAAGCAGACTTGTCACCGCctttcattaaaaatttctcAATAACCCAAAGTGACTTTTGCCACAGACCCTCTTGCTGGTGCTCTTTCACCACGTTCAGAACGTGCTTTATGGCATTTACTTCACTCAACATGCTTACACTGTTGTCTACGTCAACTTTGTCATCCAACAATGTACATATAGCTGACAATGCAGCATCAACCACCTCTACATTGTCATGGTCCAAACATCCCAACAGCCTCTCAACTGCCTTGGCATCAACTAAACAGAATGTGTTTTGCGAAGAACATGCCCCTCGATGAACTGGGCACACTGGTATTTTCCTCCGCTTTGATGAACCAAAAGATAGGAACTTTGGTAAGTAGAATAGCTTCATAATCTTGGTTCTCTTGATCTGTGGTGGTTTTGATAGATTTATTGACTCTGTCGAGAGATTCTCCAATCCTATTGCTGATAACCTTTGAACTTCATCACTTGATGTTTTCATCAGCAATTCTGAGAACACTAACGTGAAATTGTAGTTTCTTGCAAGAAACAGCATTTGAGGTTCATACAGTGTTGCTGTGAATCTGACTAGAATGCCCACTAGTCCTTCCAAGTAAGCATTTGCATACCTGCTTGACCTTGTTCCACTTCTTTGGATTTGATTGATTGTTTGTAGGATAGTAGGGACTGCATTCTTGCTTAGAAGAGCTAGGTTGAGTGTGAGGTTTTGGTGAGGGAGTTGTGCTAAATATTTTGCTGAAACTGCATGTCTCTCTGTGATTTGAGTTACTTCAGTTGGGCTCTGGATTAGGTTCTCAGGATGGCCTCTTGTTTTGCAAAGTCTTTCTATTAGTGTATGGCCCATGTAGGGTGAAAGTGCACCAAGTAGCTTGATTGATGCTATCCCAAGTTCATCATCTGGATTATTGGTGAATTCAGTCAGGGTGTAGCTTGCATCAGTCGTTTTGACAGCTGAGACAATGGAGGCTGTTGATTTTGGTGTCTTTGTCAGGCATAAGAGAATTCTGATAAGGTTGATGTTGAGATCATCAGGGGTTGAGTTCTTTACCATGTTAATGATGTTGTATACAACGTAGTTGGAAGACACGGTGTGTCCACGAGTATTCACTTGGAGGTTCTCAAGCTCAAGCACAGATTCAAATACATTTGCTAGTATTGCAGCTGCTTCTATAGTTGAGTTCATAGGCTCGTCACAGATTCTCCTGGTAAACATCTCTTCAAACATAATTTGTACTAGTCCAGCTTCTACAAGTATTTTTCCATTTGGTTGATAGGATGAGATTTGAGATAGAGCTTTAAATGCTTCCCTTCTGCACAAAGTGTTCCCACTACGAACCATTTTGATGAGAGGGGGAGAAGCCCTCTCAGCCACGTAGGTTTTGCTGTCATGTCCGAGAACAATTTCCCCAAGATAGCTCGccatttccattttcatatCTTCACAACCTGTTAGTCAATTACGTTAGCTAACATTACATCAGTTATTGCTGAAGAGCAAGGATTTTCTAGAAGCTGTGCTGTTAATACGATCTGCTCTGATGGTCGACAATATGGTTATTCCAAGTAGTCTGAAACAGTTCTTTACTTTCCATATAATTTTCTGTATGGCtgttattaattttaagtatgCTTCTCATAATATAACTTTTTGAAAGACTTTTGCAGTTCCATTTCAATATATAtccttttattcaactgtttGAAGTGGCGTAGAAAGCTGGGAACACGTTCTGAAAATTACCTTCAACAAGGTGTTTTAGAAGGGGCTCCAAAAGTCCACATTCTGCCATGCGCTTAATGTTATTTGGTGAACTCTCTAAGTTCCTGAGGGTTTCATCTGCTTTTTCTGAAGCAAAGACGTCGATGGAAGGTTTGTATTTAAGAGATATCAGCATTAGAATTCCTCCAGGAACCGACCCAATTTTCTCACACATAAATTTGGATCTTGAAAGCTCAAGCAAGAACAGCAATGATGCATGCCTTACACGCTGATGACTTCTCGACAGCATTTTGATTGCTGTGgaaatatccatttttttggaaatgatttCCTGCACAAGAAGCCACCAATGTATATTGTTTTGGAAGTTCTTTGGTAAGTTGTTTGAATAAGCATATACATTTATACGCGCACACACATAATATACGATAGAAATAGCAGAAAGTTGGAACTAGAAGAGTACTCAAGAGCTTATTTGGGAGGTTTATATCGTGTAAAGTGGAAGTTATAGTTAAGGATTCATCAATGTGATCTATCTCATGGCAAAGGAAagtggaaaatatacatatacttCCAAGAAGACATTGGATGTCTGCACCTGATGAAAATGATGGGCTTCTTTTTTTGTCCATAGAACTGAGTGAGACTCTTCTTTCACCtctcaaaattatcatttttttgttttgattatattGAAAAACAGAGGCACGAGGGTGCTTTTAGCTCTAGGTTAAGCTCCATAGCATCtcgtattgatttttttattgtttgattgTATTTCTAAATGAAAATCAGAAAAAACAGGTAAAGAGCTATAACCTTGATGCCATCATCTTCCTCTGCACATAGTAGTCGTAGTAGTTCCAGTGCTGCACAGACAACATCTATGTTTTTGTACTGTAGAAACTTAACGAGTGATGCCAATACTCCATCACTGCAGACTTGTTTCCTGCTGTATTGTCTACCTTGGCTGATACTTTGCAAATCTTCTATTGCTTCCAGTACCATACCGTCTGAACTGGCTAAAGACAAAGCTGCCTGGGAAACCTTGATCCTGGCTACTTCATTCCTTTCTCTCCACTCATCTATTGTAGACTTCAGAGCTATATTAGTGACGAGATCTCTAGTTACCAGCTTATGCCCTGTGATTGGGCAGAAAATCTCCTCTGAGTTTTTGAACTTCTCAAACCACTCACTTATTGCCTTCCTTTCATAAGTCACTCCAGTTTCTATGGTGACAGGGTCATCTATGATCTTCTTCATAAGAGGACAAAAGAAAGTTCCATAAAGAGGCTCTATCTCCTGAGCCACCAGTGGCAATGTGGATAAGGATCTGCTCATGTTCCAAAGTTTTCTATTGGTTTTGTAACTAGTGCTTTTACGCGCTTCAATGACATGAGGCATATCGAAGAACTGACTATCTGTAGAATCCTCAATATTTATGGGGTAGAGGTCTGTCTCTATTGATACTTGTTCTTCCTTCAGTTGCTTCTCCAAAGACAATGCATGTGAATCGAGCTCACAGGTCTTGGATGACAGAGTTTGCCTGATTGTAAATTGAGCATTCTGCATCTCATTTGATAGAGACCGGATAGCGACTTCTACATATACTTGGTCTTCAAATGATGATGCAGGTATCAGGCCCAGGCATTCTCCCACATGTTTTATCACCCCCTCAAGCTGTGCTATGATGCTTCCCTGTTCACTGTCCAAAATTGGACGTGTTCCTTCTTGGCACCTCTTCACAAGATCCTTGGCCAAATCAACATTTTTGGATAGAGTTTGTAGAATCTCCATTACATTTGCCGGGAAACTCTCAGCTGACAGTAACTCCATTATGGTGAAAGAAGCCCGGTAAAAGTAGCatccaaattcaagaaaattttctttttctaattctaTGCATACTACTGCTTCTGTGATTTCTGAAATGGATGCCAACAGGGACTGTGCAAGACATATAACTGGACTTGCTTCTTCCTTGGGCTGTATGTAAGAATGACAGAAAAATTGTTAAGCATTCACCATACTCACAAGTCTTCAAGTTAAGGAATTTATGTTTTCAGTGGCAGTGACAAGGTTCCTTTTCTCTGAACACACAAATGAAGACAAGATCAGGTTGTAGTTCCTCATGAGTGGTACATTTAGCTTATATCATCTTTGTAACTGGGATATGTTCAGGAATCAGAATGAATTTTATCTCAAAGAGAATCAAgattaaggaaaaagaaaaaaaaaaaaaggaaacttgcACAGTTATGACAGCATGATGCTAACTTATTAAAACGAATCTGAAGGAAGAGCCATCAAGTTATTTAGTGATTCATCTGGTTGGATGCATTTCTAATAAAATGCCCTTGATATAGTTTCTCAAATTCAGAGCTTAAGgtaaaagaaaagggaaactGTAATTCACTCAAAATATTGAATGCGTTTATTCTTCTCATTATTATTAGTGACTGGGAACAGAACTTGCTTGCAGACTCTGGATTCTTTTGCTCATTAAGTTTATTAATTCCCAAAATTCTACAATTGTTTTTTCTGGGTAGTAGAAAATTCACTCTTCATAGTTATATTTTCAATGCATTTGtcaaatatgagaatttgaCAATTCTCCATAGGCGGAGGCACCTATGAGATCCTTTACCACCAGAAATATGAATGAGCTTTCAAGTCAATCAAGCAGCTAAAGCCAGGTAATCCTCCGTCATAAGTGAGgctatattaataaaattggagtatgatccccttaaaaaaaaaaaaaaatcagctaaAGCACAGCTGTCATCTCTCTCTAAGGGTAGGAGATCAGTAGAATGTGATCATAATGCAAATTTTACTTTCTCGTTCTTGTGCAACTTATGAAAAAGGAGTTGAAAAAATTTCTAGCCAATCTTAGAGAACCTCGAGAAGCTTTTAAGATCTTTAGCCATATAAACTAAAGAGAACATCCTATAAATCTTACATCTGTGCAAAAAGGCTCATTGAAGGCATTGTATATCGAGCGAGATTCAGTTCTGAGGCTCAAAAAGACATGacaaggagaagaaaaagaacaaaggaGAAGCTCCTACCAACATTCAAATGGAGCTGCTGCTTGCAATGACCTTCAGGTGTGTATGAGCACGGAAATCTTCCAAACCTTGACTGAAACCTACTCTCAAAGGAgaggatattaaaaagatgggGGGCAGTTTCCCTTATGACAGTGACCAGTAAGTTGTTCTTATCTTCGTATAACCTTATCGCTGAAGCTGATATTTTTCTGCAGGCTTTAATATGCTGCTGAATAGGTCTTCTTTCCATCTCTCTGTCGTGTTTGTAGACATCAATACATGGACGTTTCatccatatacatatatatgatttgaCTAAAGAAGCAACTACACAGACTTTGAAAAGTTCAGCTAAAATttacatttgtttttctttaggGTTACTTTCATGAAGTTCACTCTCACGCCAAGATCGCTTATTGGTGCATTTTGATCTGTATTTTTCAACATCACCTGCATGCGTTGCTTTTACAGTGAACTGCATTAAATATAATCTGCTTCTTTGCTATACTTTAATTACTTCTATTTAAGTTGACTAATCAATGGCGTTTGGGAGATGGCCTTCAAGATGACTCGGTAAGAGGGATTAGACTTTTCTTTTTGACAGTGCCTTCTTcgttaatttgaaattattcagtagtttatattttctgattGTTGCTTTGAAAATTTCGTACATAATTTAAGATTGTGGTTCTATCATGTTTTACGTCAAGCACGTTAGTTGATGCATGCAGGTAAGAAACGTTCGTCGATTCATTTTTTCTATGCTATCAGCATCAT includes these proteins:
- the LOC108989404 gene encoding putative U-box domain-containing protein 42 isoform X2, with product MELLSAESFPANVMEILQTLSKNVDLAKDLVKRCQEGTRPILDSEQGSIIAQLEGVIKHVGECLGLIPASSFEDQVYVEVAIRSLSNEMQNAQFTIRQTLSSKTCELDSHALSLEKQLKEEQVSIETDLYPINIEDSTDSQFFDMPHVIEARKSTSYKTNRKLWNMSRSLSTLPLVAQEIEPLYGTFFCPLMKKIIDDPVTIETGVTYERKAISEWFEKFKNSEEIFCPITGHKLVTRDLVTNIALKSTIDEWRERNEVARIKVSQAALSLASSDGMVLEAIEDLQSISQGRQYSRKQVCSDGVLASLVKFLQYKNIDVVCAALELLRLLCAEEDDGIKEIISKKMDISTAIKMLSRSHQRVRHASLLFLLELSRSKFMCEKIGSVPGGILMLISLKYKPSIDVFASEKADETLRNLESSPNNIKRMAECGLLEPLLKHLVEGCEDMKMEMASYLGEIVLGHDSKTYVAERASPPLIKMVRSGNTLCRREAFKALSQISSYQPNGKILVEAGLVQIMFEEMFTRRICDEPMNSTIEAAAILANVFESVLELENLQVNTRGHTVSSNYVVYNIINMVKNSTPDDLNINLIRILLCLTKTPKSTASIVSAVKTTDASYTLTEFTNNPDDELGIASIKLLGALSPYMGHTLIERLCKTRGHPENLIQSPTEVTQITERHAVSAKYLAQLPHQNLTLNLALLSKNAVPTILQTINQIQRSGTRSSRYANAYLEGLVGILVRFTATLYEPQMLFLARNYNFTLVFSELLMKTSSDEVQRLSAIGLENLSTESINLSKPPQIKRTKIMKLFYLPKFLSFGSSKRRKIPVCPVHRGACSSQNTFCLVDAKAVERLLGCLDHDNVEVVDAALSAICTLLDDKVDVDNSVSMLSEVNAIKHVLNVVKEHQQEGLWQKSLWVIEKFLMKGGDKSASDISQDRLFPATLVSAFHHGEGSTRQLAEKILRHLNKMPNLSTYNPVM
- the LOC108989404 gene encoding putative U-box domain-containing protein 42 isoform X1, coding for MLPKEEASPVICLAQSLLASISEITEAVVCIELEKENFLEFGCYFYRASFTIMELLSAESFPANVMEILQTLSKNVDLAKDLVKRCQEGTRPILDSEQGSIIAQLEGVIKHVGECLGLIPASSFEDQVYVEVAIRSLSNEMQNAQFTIRQTLSSKTCELDSHALSLEKQLKEEQVSIETDLYPINIEDSTDSQFFDMPHVIEARKSTSYKTNRKLWNMSRSLSTLPLVAQEIEPLYGTFFCPLMKKIIDDPVTIETGVTYERKAISEWFEKFKNSEEIFCPITGHKLVTRDLVTNIALKSTIDEWRERNEVARIKVSQAALSLASSDGMVLEAIEDLQSISQGRQYSRKQVCSDGVLASLVKFLQYKNIDVVCAALELLRLLCAEEDDGIKEIISKKMDISTAIKMLSRSHQRVRHASLLFLLELSRSKFMCEKIGSVPGGILMLISLKYKPSIDVFASEKADETLRNLESSPNNIKRMAECGLLEPLLKHLVEGCEDMKMEMASYLGEIVLGHDSKTYVAERASPPLIKMVRSGNTLCRREAFKALSQISSYQPNGKILVEAGLVQIMFEEMFTRRICDEPMNSTIEAAAILANVFESVLELENLQVNTRGHTVSSNYVVYNIINMVKNSTPDDLNINLIRILLCLTKTPKSTASIVSAVKTTDASYTLTEFTNNPDDELGIASIKLLGALSPYMGHTLIERLCKTRGHPENLIQSPTEVTQITERHAVSAKYLAQLPHQNLTLNLALLSKNAVPTILQTINQIQRSGTRSSRYANAYLEGLVGILVRFTATLYEPQMLFLARNYNFTLVFSELLMKTSSDEVQRLSAIGLENLSTESINLSKPPQIKRTKIMKLFYLPKFLSFGSSKRRKIPVCPVHRGACSSQNTFCLVDAKAVERLLGCLDHDNVEVVDAALSAICTLLDDKVDVDNSVSMLSEVNAIKHVLNVVKEHQQEGLWQKSLWVIEKFLMKGGDKSASDISQDRLFPATLVSAFHHGEGSTRQLAEKILRHLNKMPNLSTYNPVM